AATCATCATCGTCGAATTTGGCGATGATCGGGTATTTCGCTTGGACCATCCCGAAATTCAGGCATTCTCCCAAAGTGTTCAAAGCTTTCCTGTACACACGGATTGTGGCGGAACCTTTGGCCGCTCGTTGCCAAACATCAAGCTGCATCGACGGATTGTTCAGAATAACGATGAGTTCTTTCTTCCCCCAATTTTGGCGTTTGAAATTTTGCAAAACATTCATGATTTGTGAAGGCCTTTTCGTACAAACGATAATTGAGACGCCGAGCATGCGATCCCACCTCTCTTTTTTCCACATGATTGCAGGGGCAATTCGCTCACACTTTCCGAATGGCAATCTTTTGATAGTTCGCGGTTTTCGCGACGATTCGGCTTAATCTGAGAAAAAATTTGTCGGGTACTTTCCATGTGTGATGTTGTATGTTTTTCTTGCGGATACCTACGAAATTATAAGGGGAAGTCGCGTACAATTTGATTCCTTTTGCCATGCAGCGTGCCAAAAAATAGGAATCCTCCCCTTTTGATCGGTCCGGGAATTGCACTTTTCCAAAAACGCTTCTGCGGAACATGATCGTGCCCCCCGGTATGGCCGTTACGTATTGATGACTTTTTCCTTTTTCCATGATGACCAGGTTGGGCCCCTGCAAATATTTCAGGTGGCTGTTTTTTCCCACAACGCCGGCATGTGTGCGGCGGAAAGCCAGGGACTGTTCTTTCAAATAATAAGGCGAATAGTAATCGTCGTCATCGAATTTGGCGATGAGTGGATATCTTGAACGGCGAATTCCGTAATTCAGGCATCGGCCCAGAGTCGTTTTGGCCGGAAGCTGATAGACAAATATATTTTTATAGCGTTGGCAACGACGGCGATAATCGTTTACATCCATGCGATCATTGTTCAGGATTAAAATCCATTCTTTGACGGGAACTTTTTGGCGAAGATAGTTGTTTAACGCATTATGAAATTCTCCAGGGCGGTTCGTCACCGTAATAACCGAGACGCCTGCCAAAGATATCGCCTCCTT
The Bacilli bacterium genome window above contains:
- a CDS encoding glycosyltransferase; translation: MAGVSVITVTNRPGEFHNALNNYLRQKVPVKEWILILNNDRMDVNDYRRRCQRYKNIFVYQLPAKTTLGRCLNYGIRRSRYPLIAKFDDDDYYSPYYLKEQSLAFRRTHAGVVGKNSHLKYLQGPNLVIMEKGKSHQYVTAIPGGTIMFRRSVFGKVQFPDRSKGEDSYFLARCMAKGIKLYATSPYNFVGIRKKNIQHHTWKVPDKFFLRLSRIVAKTANYQKIAIRKV